A genomic stretch from Asterias rubens chromosome 19, eAstRub1.3, whole genome shotgun sequence includes:
- the LOC117303437 gene encoding SNARE-associated protein Snapin-like isoform X1, with the protein MAATIAGSGGGGENAKHTAITPTENREAMAAGILELFKPAVQEVDERVRLVRESQLELRHQIEELDEVLKQLGQSREPPIELDPYVKKLMNSKRKIAVISNIIQNAQERVRKLQQRVGNESGKLLSHLYPPSKEAVTTPVTPTSPHSFAEPASSSS; encoded by the exons atggcggccacCATCGCAGGATCCGGAGGAGGAGGAGAAAATGCTAAACATACGGCAATAACTCCGACTGAAAACCGTGAAGCCATGGCGGCTGGAATCTTAGAACTCTTCAAACCAGCTGTGCAAGAAGTTGATGAGAGAGTGCGACTTGTGAG agaaAGCCAACTAGAACTTAGACATCAAATTGAAGAACTTGATGAAG ttttgaaaCAGTTAGGTCAGTCTCGAGAACCACCCATAGAGCTAGACCCTTACGTCAAGAAGCTGATGAATTCCAAGCGAAAGATTGCTGTTATAAGTAATATCATCCAGAATGCTCAG GAAAGAGTACGTAAACTCCAGCAACGTGTCGGAAACGAATCTGGGAAACTCCTCAGCCATTTGTACCCACCCAGTAAAGAAGCAGTTACTACTCCTGTGACACCAACATCACCGCATTCGTTTGCAGAACCTGCCTCAAGCTCCTCGTAA
- the LOC117303437 gene encoding SNARE-associated protein Snapin-like isoform X2 has product MAATIAGSGGGGENAKHTAITPTENREAMAAGILELFKPAVQEVDERVRLVRESQLELRHQIEELDEVLKQLGQSREPPIELDPYVKKLMNSKRKIAVISNIIQNAQDRLSRLHLHIAKTSAKRKSLVDFPGGSIL; this is encoded by the exons atggcggccacCATCGCAGGATCCGGAGGAGGAGGAGAAAATGCTAAACATACGGCAATAACTCCGACTGAAAACCGTGAAGCCATGGCGGCTGGAATCTTAGAACTCTTCAAACCAGCTGTGCAAGAAGTTGATGAGAGAGTGCGACTTGTGAG agaaAGCCAACTAGAACTTAGACATCAAATTGAAGAACTTGATGAAG ttttgaaaCAGTTAGGTCAGTCTCGAGAACCACCCATAGAGCTAGACCCTTACGTCAAGAAGCTGATGAATTCCAAGCGAAAGATTGCTGTTATAAGTAATATCATCCAGAATGCTCAG GATCGGCTAAGCCGACTTCATTTGCATATCGCCAAGACATCAGCCAAACGGAAGTCCCTGGTTGACTTTCCTGGGGGTTCCATTCTGTGA
- the LOC117303188 gene encoding fibrinogen C domain-containing protein 1-like, producing MMLVIMSLCLLALASSVQAKSSNKVQKGVGQCIDNDALTTETFAAIENAIKVSQYGQQTEKLKALNRLEKHVGNMRPIIMAEEKPKVKTFADCLELLESGTTRSGVYTITPNGTSVAVQVYCDMITDGGGWTVFQRRQDGSENFDRDFMDYSQGFGNKDGEFWLGNDALRNMTANGNYELRIDMWDWENSYKYATYEGFAVTGEDYQLSFTEGSYDGTAGDSLAFHNGWGFTTKDHDVDGATGAGNCAVWLYSGWWFNFCHRANLNGRYKNQLDAVGAQRDQGIQWTDWKGFEYSLKKAEMKFRRAMTTDTAVSVVAANCAEVEGVTSGVYTVNPTGMEPIDVYCDMDTSDGGWTVFQRRENGATDFERNFNDYAEGFGELGEDFWLGNNALKSMTDPSVGSYKLRIDMWDWAGNHSYAEYSDFSITGDNFVLGIGEYGGDAGDSLTFHNGMGFTTIDHDVDEATGGNCAEWLHGGWWYNYCHRANLNGRYREIDAVDGERDQGIQWVAWKGFNYSLKKVEMKFKPFYNDY from the exons ATGATGTTGGTCATTATGAGCTTGTGTCTGCTGGCGTTAGCCAGCAGTGTTCAAGCTAAAAGTTCAAACAAGGTCCAAAAAGGTGTTGGGCAGTGTATAGACAACGATGCACTGACAACTGAGACGTTTGCTGCTATTGAGAACGCCATTAAG GTCTCACAGTACGGTCAGCAGACGGAGAAGCTCAAAGCCCTGAACAGATTGGAGAAGCATGTTGGTAACATGAGACCTATAATCATGGCTGAAGAGAAACCGAAAGTAAAAACGTTTGCTG ACTGCCTTGAACTGTTGGAGTCCGGAACCACTCGATCCGGAGTGTACACCATAACCCCGAACGGAACGTCAGTAGCAGTGCAGGTGTATTGTGACATGATCACTGATGGAGGAGGATGGACA GTTTTCCAACGAAGACAAGACGGATCCGAAAACTTCGATCGCGACTTCATGGACTACAGCCAGGGTTTCGGTAACAAGGACGGGGAGTTCTGGCTCGGCAACGATGCTCTACGGAACATGACCGCTAACGGAAACTACGAACTCCGCATTGATATGTGGGACTGGGAGAATTCTTATAAGTACGCTACTTACGAAGGCTTTGCGGTCACTGGAGAAGATTATCAGTTGTCGTTCACTGAAGGGAGCTACGATGGAACTGCAG GTGACTCTCTGGCCTTCCACAATGGGTGGGGCTTTACGACTAAAGACCATGACGTCGATGGGGCTACTGGTGCTGGCAACTGTGCTGTGTGGCTGTACAGCGGGTGGTGGTTCAACTTCTGCCACCGGGCCAACCTTAACGGCCGCTACAAGAACCAATTAGATGCCGTTGGAGCTCAGCGGGACCAAGGTATCCAGTGGACAGACTGGAAGGGTTTCGAATATTCACTGAAAAAGGCAGAGATGAAGTTCAGACGTGCAATGACTACGGACACAGCTGTTTCTG TGGTTGCTGCAAACTGCGCTGAGGTAGAAGGTGTGACAAGTGGCGTGTACACCGTAAACCCTACTGGTATGGAGCCAATTGATGTTTACTGTGACATGGACACCAGCGACGGTGGATGGACA GTGTTCCAGAGACGTGAAAATGGCGCAACGGATTTTGAAAGAAACTTCAACGACTATGCAGAGGGATTCGGCGAGCTTGGTGAAGACTTCTGGCTCGGCAACAATGCCTTAAAGAGCATGACTGACCCTTCGGTTGGGTCATACAAGCTTCGTATTGATATGTGGGATTGGGCAGGGAACCACAGCTACGCTGAGTACTCGGACTTCTCCATCACTGGGGATAACTTCGTACTTGGGATCGGAGAATATGGTGGAGACGCTG GTGATTCACTGACCTTCCATAATGGCATGGGTTTTACGACCATAGACCATGACGTGGACGAAGCTACCGGCGGTAATTGTGCAGAGTGGCTGCACGGTGGATGGTGGTACAACTACTGCCACCGGGCCAACCTCAACGGTCGCTACCGTGAAATAGACGCAGTGGATGGGGAGAGGGACCAAGGTATCCAGTGGGTAGCTTGGAAGGGGTTTAACTACTCACTCAAGAAGGTTGAAATGAAGTTCAAGCCTTTTTACAACGACTACTGA
- the LOC117303176 gene encoding phosphatidylserine lipase ABHD16A-like, which yields MAASLRRCIFGPQLYRLHTYGETQGHEYQPNILERQGNNVVRIITFCWSFSYYSSPVLLAYLYRRNYFTYEGITGIGKLIGFALPALALAMCMRGFGRYTNSEYCSFLAVLEDAKEKNSNELKNKLQYYDFEFSHWPPDFKWSDVNSDSSKVRSSVGSFTSSKINRPVEYTSLLSRLADLPLQFLSYMVVHTVGRMIIYPGHTPVFNTLVWPALIEGRAKLFEKNGAVRSKLIARDGNEIDIVVVDRRNKVESSRNNKLVICCEGNAGFYEVGCLVSPLQARYSVLGWNHPGFGGSTGKPYPENEANAVDVVIQFAIHRLGFELKDIVLFAWSIGGFTASLAAEEYPDIGAVILDATFDDLLPLGVTKMPEFMGGLVERSIRTYMNLNVVEHLCNYPGPIRLIRRSRDEVITTSVIPDIATNRANDLLEILLKHRYPNLMNEEAVKALKQYLSQMSVYSTFEVDDATCQHVLQSYVLKNSSKFPILIGEEDLEFVTSAQLVIFLAGKYMIDFDATHCTPLPPMLFMMPWSVEDDTFNAGLD from the exons ATGGCCGCTTCCCTTCGACGGTGTATTTTTGGTCCTCAGCTGTATAGATTGCACACTTACGGCGAAACCCAG GGTCATGAATACCAACCAAACATTTTGGAGCGGCAGGGCAACAATGTTGTCAGGATT ataACATTCTGCTGGTCATTTTCATACTACAGCTCCCCGGTACTGCTGGCATATCTGTACCGAAGAA ATTATTTCACCTATGAGGGAATAACTGGTATCGGGAAGTTGATAGGATTCGCACTTCCTGCATTGGCTTTGGCCATGTGCATGCGAG GATTTGGCAGATACACGAATAGTGAGTACTGCTCCTTCTTGGCGGTACTTGAAGATGCTAAAGAAAAGAACAGCAATGAACTGAAG AATAAGCTTCAGTACTATGACTTTGAGTTCAGTCACTGGCCACCAGATTTCAAATGGAGCGACGTCAACAG TGATTCAAGTAAAGTGAGATCATCGGTTGGTAGCTTCACCTCATCAAAAATCAATCGCCCTGTGGAGTATACTAGTCTCCTCTCAAGGCTAGCAGACTTGCCTCTTCAGTTCCTTAGTTATATGGTTGTACACACAGTGGGAAGGATGATCATCTACCCTGGACATACACCCGTGTTCAACACATTAGTAT GGCCTGCCCTAATTGAAGGAAGAGCCAAACTGTTTGAGAAAAACGGCGCTGTTCGCTCTAAGCTCATAGCAAGGGATGGCAATGAGATTGATATAGTAGTCGTTGATAGGAGGAACAAGGTGGAGTCATCGCGCAACAACAAACTG GTAATATGCTGTGAAGGCAATGCAGGATTTTATGAAGTTGGCTGTCTGGTATCACCATTGCAAG cGAGGTATTCTGTTTTGGGCTGGAATCATCCTGGGTTCGGAGGTAGTACT GGTAAACCGTATCCAGAGAACGAAGCTAATGCTGTAGACGTTGTTATCCAGTTCGCAATCCATCGTCTAGGTTTTGAGCTTAAAGATATCGTGCTGTTTGCTTGGTCTATAGGAGGTTTTACAGCTAGTCTGGCTGCTGAGGAGTACCCAGACATAGGAGCAGTA ATATTAGATGCAACATTTGATGATCTACTACCTCTAGGCGTAACCAAGATGCCTGAATTTATGG GAGGTTTAGTTGAGCGCTCAATACGTACATACATGAACCTGAATGTAGTGGAGCACCTTTGCAA tTATCCTGGGCCTATTAGGTTAATACGTCGGTCTCGTGATGAGGTGATCACTACATC agtAATACCTGACATAGCCACAAATAGAGCCAATGATCTGTTAGAGATCCTACTAAAGCATAG GTATCCCAATCTGATGAATGAAGAAGCAGTAAAGGCCTTGAAGCAGTACCTGAGTCAAA tGTCAGTTTACTCTACCTTTGAAGTGGATGACGCTACTTGCCAACATGTCCTACAGAGCTATGTACTCAAGAACTCCAGTAAATTCCCTATCTTAATAG GCGAGGAGGACTTGGAGTTTGTGACCTCAGCACAGCTTGTCATCTTTTTG
- the LOC117303012 gene encoding uricase-like — MANGHFTDVDYVLDGTNVGKTHVRLLQHRRLGAHKHEIQELLVNTSLSWDTHKEFEHSDNSDVIPTDSQKNTVYAQAKIIGITTPEQFAIALCEHFLKTYSQVVRAEIYVEQAPWRRMDQSGEQHAHAFIQTQEATRYCVIRQERDELPTVWGGLKNMKIMKTTQSGFAGFVRDEFTSLPDTTDRIFCTDVWTKWRYSVSSGIDFDETWKTCKESILNVFAGSPDTGDYSPSIQRTMYLSVHKMLEMVSQIDEIELEMPNVHYFLADIMKLGMKNDGEVMMPTGYPHGMIRLAVRRPTGDKV, encoded by the exons ATGGCCAACGGTCATTTTACAGATGTGGACTACGTCTTAGACGGGACTAATGTGGGCAAGACGCACGTTCGTCTACTCCAGCATCGACGTCTTGGTGCCCACAAACACGAGATTCAAGAACTGCTGGTCAACACGAGCTTATCTTGGGACACACACAAGGAGTTCGAGCACAGCGATAATTCTGACGTCATACCAACGGACTCACAGAAAAACACCGTGTATGCACAGGCCAAGATCATAGGG ATTACAACTCCGGAACAGTTTGCGATAGCTCTCTGTGAGCACTTCTTGAAGACGTACAGCCAAGTCGTCAGGGCAGAGATATACGTAGAACAAGCTCCATGGAGAAGGATGGATCAATCTGGTGAACAGCACGCCCATGCATTCATCCAGACTCAAGAGGCTACACGTTACTGTGTGATCAGGCAGGAGAGAGACG AACTTCCCACAGTGTGGGGAggtttaaaaaacatgaaaatcatGAAAACCACACAGTCTGGCTTTGCTGGTTTTGTCCGAGATGAGTTTACAAGCCTACCAGACACAACTGATCGTATATTTTGCACGGATGTCTGGACAAAATGGCGATACTCGGTCAGCTCAGGAATCGACTTTGACGAAACTTG GAAAACATGTAAGGAAAGTATTTTGAACGTCTTCGCTGGATCTCCAGACACTGGCGACTATTCTCCTTCGATCCAAAGAACCATGTATCTATCAGTGCATAAAATGCTAGAGATGGTATCCCAG ATTGATGAAATTGAACTGGAAATGCCGAATGTTCATTACTTTTTAGCCGACATCATGAAACTGGGAATGAAAAATGACGGAGAG gTAATGATGCCAACAGGTTATCCACACGGGATGATCCGATTGGCTGTCCGTCGACCAACTGGTGACAAAGTGTGA
- the LOC117303261 gene encoding microfibril-associated glycoprotein 4-like gives MKYALLVLFACVVGLHGGHEKEKGGSSHEHQLVESKISQGVLSLIENAVKVAQYTKVAERQKALSRVQVKLEAIVELLESEELDPEPATTVYYKNCQSLLSEGFRESGVYDIYPEYPEVMEPMKVYCDQVTDGGGWIVFQRRRDGLQSFEKTWDEYAQGFGNLSTEFWLGNNNLRILTKPKKSLGSLGGNVVLRAEVTDWADLKAFSKYNTFTVTGDLYTLTAEDFDESSTAGDGLAYQTGMDFTTIDRDNDEASGGNCAEWMRGGFWFNYCHTANPNGPYLQRGGPYGAFTPGTDQGVSWTTYTGHGREPRQYSLKGTEMKLRREPEILQ, from the exons ATGAAGTACGCATTGCTGGTATTGTTTGCATGTGTCGTCGGCCTCCACGGTGGACATGAAAAAGAGAAAGGCGGCTCTTCCCACGAGCATCAGTTGGTGGAGAGTAAGATATCACAGGGAGTGCTAAGTCTGATTGAGAATGCCGTGAAGGTTGCCCAGTACACCAAGGTTGCGGAGAGACAGAAGGCACTGAGTCGTGTGCAAGTCAAACTGGAGGCTATTGTGGAGCTACTGGAGTCAGAGGAACTCGACCCCGAACCCGCAACTACCGTTTACTACAAAA ATTGTCAATCTCTATTGAGCGAGGGCTTCAGAGAGAGTGGCGTGTACGACATCTACCCAGAATATCCCGAAGTAATGGAACCAATGAAGGTGTACTGCGACCAAGTCACAGATGGTGGAGGCTGGATT GTTTTTCAGCGTCGCCGGGATGGGCTTCAATCATTCGAGAAAACATGGGACGAGTACGCCCAGGGCTTCGGTAATCTTAGCACTGAGTTCTGGCTGGGTAACAACAACCTGCGAATCCTTACTAAGCCTAAGAAGTCTCTTGGAAGTTTGGGCGGGAACGTTGTGCTGCGAGCTGAAGTCACCGACTGGGCTGATTTGAAAGCGTTCTCAAAGTATAACACATTCACCGTAACTGGAGATCTTTACACTCTGACTGCTGAGGACTTTGACGAGTCATCGACAGCAg GGGATGGATTGGCATATCAAACAGGCATGGACTTCACCACTATCGACCGGGACAACGACGAGGCATCTGGCGGTAACTGTGCTGAATGGATGAGGGGTGGCTTCTGGTTCAACTACTGCCACACAGCCAACCCTAACGGCCCATATCTCCAGCGAGGCGGACCCTACGGGGCCTTCACACCAGGGACTGACCAGGGGGTGAGCTGGACTACGTACACCGGGCATGGTAGGGAACCAAGGCAGTATTCCCTCAAGGGGACAGAGATGAAACTGCGCAGAGAGCCGGAGATTCTTCAATAA